A genomic region of Ignavibacteriota bacterium contains the following coding sequences:
- a CDS encoding DNA polymerase III subunit alpha, whose protein sequence is MLSLHHHSNYSILEATIPIEKIIASAKLYGERYAVLTDTNGMYGSIKFAKKASEENIKPILGVLIDDPNNKKLSAIFIAKNLKGYSDISQITTSRKIKEDFSLERVFDENLENVFVITSSLELLQLIYQNKKLKQNLFVELIATKKHKRNTRELYEFAKSKDLQFVASNPVYFFNPEDHLLQKVVTAIKKNTTLENLTNEEIIDDEYYFKSPSELEKIWRNLPEAILNTKKIANMCNVDLEFGRNKFPKFDLPKGENAPNYLRKICNLGLAERYKNITEQALARLDMELNVIEEMGFSHYFLVVHDIVREAKLRRMRILGRGSAANSFVSYCLGFTDIDPIKYNLYFERFLNRARTSPPDIDLDFSWRERDEIVKYVYEKYGYDKVAMISTTVTFRARSAFRETAKVFGISEREISQYSKFIPWTSAQNLVQIAEKFPESKNLNFKIEPWKTIIQIASQLSSFPHHLSIHPSGIVVTEKAITNYVPLEYAKNKGLGLIITQPDMYGIEDLGLVKIDLLSQRSLEVLKNTMSDLEGKYFPDKSIGKLNIINIDVSK, encoded by the coding sequence ATGCTTTCGCTCCACCATCACTCAAATTATTCAATTCTTGAAGCAACAATCCCAATAGAAAAAATTATTGCTTCGGCAAAATTATACGGTGAAAGGTATGCCGTTCTTACAGATACAAACGGAATGTACGGAAGCATCAAATTTGCAAAAAAAGCAAGCGAAGAAAATATTAAACCAATTTTAGGAGTATTGATTGATGATCCTAATAACAAAAAATTATCTGCGATATTTATTGCGAAAAATCTCAAAGGATATTCCGATATTTCTCAAATTACTACAAGCAGAAAGATAAAAGAAGATTTTTCATTGGAAAGGGTTTTTGATGAAAATTTGGAAAATGTTTTTGTAATTACATCTTCGCTTGAATTGCTTCAACTCATTTATCAAAATAAAAAGTTAAAACAAAATTTATTTGTTGAACTGATAGCAACTAAAAAGCATAAAAGAAACACAAGAGAACTTTATGAGTTTGCAAAAAGTAAAGATTTGCAATTCGTTGCTTCAAATCCTGTTTACTTTTTCAATCCAGAAGATCATTTGCTGCAAAAAGTTGTAACTGCCATAAAGAAGAACACAACTTTGGAAAATTTAACAAACGAGGAAATTATTGATGATGAATATTATTTTAAATCGCCAAGCGAGCTGGAAAAAATTTGGCGGAATTTGCCGGAAGCAATCCTAAATACAAAAAAAATTGCAAACATGTGCAATGTGGATTTGGAATTCGGGAGAAATAAATTTCCAAAATTTGATTTGCCTAAAGGTGAAAATGCTCCGAATTATTTGAGGAAAATTTGCAATCTGGGATTAGCTGAAAGATATAAAAATATTACAGAACAAGCCTTAGCAAGATTGGATATGGAGTTGAACGTAATTGAAGAAATGGGCTTCTCGCATTATTTCCTCGTTGTGCATGATATTGTTAGAGAAGCAAAATTAAGGAGAATGAGAATTCTTGGCCGCGGTTCCGCCGCGAATAGTTTTGTTTCTTATTGTTTGGGATTTACAGATATAGATCCCATAAAATATAATTTATATTTTGAAAGATTTTTAAATAGAGCCAGAACCAGTCCGCCGGATATTGATCTGGATTTTTCATGGCGCGAACGCGATGAAATTGTTAAGTACGTTTATGAAAAATACGGTTATGATAAAGTTGCGATGATATCTACAACCGTCACATTTCGCGCGCGTTCGGCATTCCGCGAAACGGCAAAAGTATTTGGAATTTCCGAACGTGAAATTTCTCAATACAGTAAATTTATTCCTTGGACAAGCGCTCAAAATCTTGTTCAAATTGCGGAAAAATTTCCAGAATCAAAAAATCTTAATTTTAAAATTGAGCCTTGGAAAACCATAATACAAATTGCAAGTCAGCTTTCTTCATTTCCTCATCACTTAAGCATTCACCCAAGCGGAATTGTGGTAACAGAAAAGGCAATTACTAATTATGTTCCGCTTGAATACGCAAAAAACAAAGGACTTGGTTTAATTATTACTCAGCCGGATATGTATGGAATTGAGGATTTGGGACTTGTAAAAATTGATTTGTTAAGCCAACGTTCTCTTGAAGTTTTAAAGAATACAATGAGTGATTTGGAAGGAAAATATTTTCCGGATAAATCTATTGGCAAACTCAATATAATTAATATTGATGTTTCAAAATAA